The proteins below are encoded in one region of Williamsia sp. DF01-3:
- a CDS encoding cutinase family protein, producing the protein MPVFCCRSTASRLTALLAAFLTVAAVTVGAAAGTAAAAPSTPGGCPTLYVLGVQGTGESSEDAPVDTDGGMLGSVMRPLLALAGSKVARAYVPYPAGFGGAVEGGKEPYAASVTTAMDRLSSMITQIADKCEDTDFAFAGYSQGAHAAANVAKQIGAGNGPIDADRVAGVALFGNPARPTNAPLFPGASDQTAPEPAPGSSGESLAQIPAPQQGEVSGGESAPRQISPADTESCPAE; encoded by the coding sequence ATGCCCGTTTTTTGCTGCCGTTCAACAGCTTCCCGCCTCACCGCTTTACTCGCCGCCTTCCTCACCGTCGCGGCCGTCACGGTGGGCGCTGCTGCCGGGACGGCAGCGGCTGCGCCGAGCACGCCGGGCGGCTGCCCGACGCTGTATGTCCTCGGTGTTCAGGGCACGGGGGAGTCCTCAGAAGATGCTCCGGTCGACACTGACGGCGGGATGCTCGGGTCAGTGATGCGGCCGTTGCTGGCCTTGGCGGGGTCGAAGGTGGCCCGGGCATATGTGCCGTATCCGGCCGGGTTTGGTGGAGCGGTCGAGGGCGGCAAGGAACCGTACGCGGCATCGGTGACCACCGCGATGGACCGGTTGTCGTCGATGATCACTCAGATCGCCGACAAGTGCGAAGACACTGATTTCGCGTTCGCCGGTTACTCGCAGGGCGCGCACGCGGCGGCGAACGTCGCTAAACAGATCGGTGCCGGCAACGGCCCGATCGATGCTGACCGGGTCGCGGGTGTGGCCTTGTTCGGCAACCCGGCCCGCCCGACGAACGCACCATTGTTCCCCGGTGCATCGGATCAGACCGCCCCCGAACCGGCACCCGGTAGCAGCGGCGAATCGCTCGCTCAGATCCCCGCACCCCAGCAGGGTGAGGTGAGCGGCGGGGAATCGGCCCCACGGCAGATCAGTCCAGCGGATACGGAGAGCTGTCCGGCCGAGTGA